From Etheostoma cragini isolate CJK2018 chromosome 14, CSU_Ecrag_1.0, whole genome shotgun sequence, the proteins below share one genomic window:
- the stmnd1 gene encoding stathmin domain-containing protein 1: MGCVKSTAVQPLRPEEFKGDEDETGSKVDGRGDSAVSKGTTDSGVGMEKRDVPMLPGAVPRKLPPITSECVRESDADRITQDGMWQQERTPQERPRSSEILEELLNQGIILVEQTRQRGSGAGEAYSIMLDDGEGVKRRPPARLKSLNAKKVESLPSKEEIEEKIRLAEERRKLRKDELRMRLRTKTARVRCPAPTSSMEEVEDAALSTVEPLQSPLTPDQLNPLPHSQIEREAAEGRAWVREAGGDVRENMASADKGEGRRVQGEDRGDNREEGSETGSEDGDREEEEELTQVEQLKEDKLLTASGELESDSSFQNAEDKEQIF; encoded by the exons ATGGGATGCGTCAAATCCACAGCGGTCCAACCGTTGAGACCGGAAGAGTTCAAGGGAGACGAG GATGAGACCGGGAGTAAAGTTGATGGTCGTGGAGACTCTGCTGTGTCAAAGGGCACCACAGACAGCGGGGTGGGGATGGAGAAGAGAGACGTCCCTATGTTACCTGGAGCGGTGCCCAGAAAACTCCCCCCTATAACATCTGAGTGTGTCAGAGAAAGCGATGCGGACAGAATTACACAAGATG GCATGTGGCAGCAGGAGCGCACACCGCAGGAGCGCCCAAGGTCCAGTGAGATCCTGGAGGAACTGCTGAACCAAGGCATCATACTTGTGGAACAGACAAGACAGAGGGGCAGCGGGGCTGGAGAGGCCTACAGCATCATG ctggaTGACGGGGAGGGGGTCAAGCGAAGGCCTCCTGCCAGACTGAAGTCCCTAAACGCCAAGAAGGTTGAAAGTTTACCTAGCAAAGAAGAGATTGAGGAGAAGATAAGACTTGCTGAGGAGAGACGCAag TTAAGGAAAGACGAGCTCAGGATGCGATTGAGGACCAAGACAGCCCGTGTTCGGTGCCCTGCTCCTACTTCCAGCATGGAGGAGGTCGAGGACGCAGCTCTCAGCACTGTGGAGCCGCTACAGTCACCGCTCACCCCGGACCAGCTCAATCCCCTGCCTCATAGCCAGATCGAACGTGAGGCAGCCGAAGGCAGGGCGTGGGTGAGAGAGGCTGGAGGTGATGTCAGAGAAAATATGGCTAGCGCAGACAAGGGAGAAGGGAGGAGAGTGCAGGGAGAAGATAGGGGCGATAACAGAGAGGAAGGTTCAGAGACGGGGAGTGAAGATGGGGAtagggaagaagaggaggagttgACTCAGGTGGAGCAGCTCAAGGAGGACAAGCTCCTTACAGCCTCTGGGGAGTTGGAGAGTGACTCTAGCTTTCAAAATGCAGAGGACAAAGAgcagatattttaa
- the LOC117956538 gene encoding tektin-B1-like isoform X1, translating to MSQRRAPKEDQLRSDVRFTLPVLSTNKSLLSCFPQLGSNKGLKLGEESICTLGDNISRIPSAARSTMRHLNTRHTEVSQWQAQIFGSIGQVDREISALEQMKDTAERCLQEKQLYSQLMSDSVAIGNSLSSAAQRQDHVLIELKKEEQLTNEIRELLQKQICILLDKLSSLKQIRTQLLADFQDKTEAIKLTTKCITYNLNTPCSRLPAGQYKPNHVSYDKWLSHCKDLSSTADNLIKDSTSFRGNLRFTLVNLKNAQERQRRSTSDALRKKVNELSRVQDTLIWERQRTRDEFSDLTKDIEKLVGQIRNCDSKLHQVTHRLDILNQRPRHELCLDQPYFSFTLEKHDLTKMAAGLRPILKRSQQDLELTHRRLMILEDNLAKNAYALEVERKCQNLHQSFLPSLDTIVVLANRPRLCTGNHRVPSYLQ from the exons atgtc GCAACGTCGTGCACCGAAAGAGGATCAGTTGAGGTCGGATGTCCGGTTCACTCTGCCTGTCCTGTCCACCAACAAAAGCCTGCTAAGCTGTTTCCCACAGCTTGGCAGCAACAAGGGGCTGAAGCTTGGCGAGGAAAGCATTTGTACCCTGGGAGATAATATTTCACGG attcCATCTGCCGCTCGTAGCACCATGAGACATCTCAACACTCGGCATACAGAGGTCAGCCAGTGGCAGGCCCAGATATTTGGGAGCATCGGGCAAGTGGATCGGGAAATCTCTGCTTTGGAGcag atgaaAGATACCGCTGAGCGCTGTCTCCAGGAGAAGCAGCTGTACAGTCAGCTCATGAGCGACAGTGTGGCCATCGGAAACAGTTTGAGCTCAGCGGCCCAGAGACAGGACCACGTCCTCATCGAGCTGAAGAAGGAAGAGCAGCTGACCAATGAGATCAGAGAACTGCTCCAGAAGCAGATCTGCATCCTGCTCGACAAACTAAG CTCTTTGAAGCAGATCCGCACTCAGCTGCTGGCAGATTTTCAGGACAAGACTGAAGCCATTAAGCTCACCACCAAATGCATCACCTATAACCTCAACACTCCATGCTCCCGACTCCCTGCCGGTCAATACAAGCCTAACCACGTGAGCTATGACAAGTGGCTGTCCCACTGCAAGGACCTAAGTTCAACAGCTGATAACCTGATCAAGGACTCCACTTCCTTCAGGGGAAACCTGCGCTTTACCCTGGTCAAT TTAAAAAATGCCCAGGAGAGGCAGCGTCGCAGCACAAGTGATGCCCTGAGAAAGAAGGTCAATGAGCTGAGCAGGGTCCAGGACACGCTGATCTGGGAGAGGCAGCGG ACAAGGGATGAGTTTTCTGATTTGACAAAGGACATAGAGAAGTTAGTGGGTCAGATCAGGAACTGTGATTCCAAGCTGCATCAGGTTACCCACCGCCTGGACATCCTCAACCAGAGACCCAGACATGAGCTCTGCCTGGACCAG CCCTACTTCAGCTTCACGCTGGAGAAACATGACCTGACAAAGATGGCAGCTGGACTTCGCCCAATACTGAAGCGCTCTCA gcaggacctggagctcacacACAGGCGCCTGATGATTCTGGAGGACAACCTGGCCAAAAATGCTTATGCCCTGGAGGTGGAGCGGAAGTGCCAGAACCTGCACCAGAGTTTTCTCCCTTCACTTGACACCATTGTGGTCCTCGCCAACAGGCCCAGGCTCTGCACGGGCAACCACAGAGTTCCCTCCTACTTACAATAG
- the LOC117956538 gene encoding tektin-B1-like isoform X2 produces MSQRRAPKEDQLRSDVRFTLPVLSTNKSLLSCFPQLGSNKGLKLGEESICTLGDNISRIPSAARSTMRHLNTRHTEVSQWQAQIFGSIGQVDREISALEQMKDTAERCLQEKQLYSQLMSDSVAIGNSLSSAAQRQDHVLIELKKEEQLTNEIRELLQKQICILLDKLSSLKQIRTQLLADFQDKTEAIKLTTKCITYNLNTPCSRLPAGQYKPNHLKNAQERQRRSTSDALRKKVNELSRVQDTLIWERQRTRDEFSDLTKDIEKLVGQIRNCDSKLHQVTHRLDILNQRPRHELCLDQPYFSFTLEKHDLTKMAAGLRPILKRSQQDLELTHRRLMILEDNLAKNAYALEVERKCQNLHQSFLPSLDTIVVLANRPRLCTGNHRVPSYLQ; encoded by the exons atgtc GCAACGTCGTGCACCGAAAGAGGATCAGTTGAGGTCGGATGTCCGGTTCACTCTGCCTGTCCTGTCCACCAACAAAAGCCTGCTAAGCTGTTTCCCACAGCTTGGCAGCAACAAGGGGCTGAAGCTTGGCGAGGAAAGCATTTGTACCCTGGGAGATAATATTTCACGG attcCATCTGCCGCTCGTAGCACCATGAGACATCTCAACACTCGGCATACAGAGGTCAGCCAGTGGCAGGCCCAGATATTTGGGAGCATCGGGCAAGTGGATCGGGAAATCTCTGCTTTGGAGcag atgaaAGATACCGCTGAGCGCTGTCTCCAGGAGAAGCAGCTGTACAGTCAGCTCATGAGCGACAGTGTGGCCATCGGAAACAGTTTGAGCTCAGCGGCCCAGAGACAGGACCACGTCCTCATCGAGCTGAAGAAGGAAGAGCAGCTGACCAATGAGATCAGAGAACTGCTCCAGAAGCAGATCTGCATCCTGCTCGACAAACTAAG CTCTTTGAAGCAGATCCGCACTCAGCTGCTGGCAGATTTTCAGGACAAGACTGAAGCCATTAAGCTCACCACCAAATGCATCACCTATAACCTCAACACTCCATGCTCCCGACTCCCTGCCGGTCAATACAAGCCTAACCAC TTAAAAAATGCCCAGGAGAGGCAGCGTCGCAGCACAAGTGATGCCCTGAGAAAGAAGGTCAATGAGCTGAGCAGGGTCCAGGACACGCTGATCTGGGAGAGGCAGCGG ACAAGGGATGAGTTTTCTGATTTGACAAAGGACATAGAGAAGTTAGTGGGTCAGATCAGGAACTGTGATTCCAAGCTGCATCAGGTTACCCACCGCCTGGACATCCTCAACCAGAGACCCAGACATGAGCTCTGCCTGGACCAG CCCTACTTCAGCTTCACGCTGGAGAAACATGACCTGACAAAGATGGCAGCTGGACTTCGCCCAATACTGAAGCGCTCTCA gcaggacctggagctcacacACAGGCGCCTGATGATTCTGGAGGACAACCTGGCCAAAAATGCTTATGCCCTGGAGGTGGAGCGGAAGTGCCAGAACCTGCACCAGAGTTTTCTCCCTTCACTTGACACCATTGTGGTCCTCGCCAACAGGCCCAGGCTCTGCACGGGCAACCACAGAGTTCCCTCCTACTTACAATAG